A single genomic interval of Scyliorhinus canicula chromosome 15, sScyCan1.1, whole genome shotgun sequence harbors:
- the LOC119978188 gene encoding protein BTG2-like, giving the protein MCAPIGGEARCRHNPAVQWERGSPPALPPLGGGAVGPPPGWAARDKEERRRRERRQSGSESPRDGAILPARLHSHPRRTDSPAIPAAPTARAQHQHQHRLMEIAAAVGFVSRLLRNTGLVSPGQLQVFSHSLQDALAEHYRHHWFPDKPCKGSGYRCIRINHKMDPLIGKAANRIGLSSQQLYRLLPSELTLWVDPYEVSYRIGEDGSICVLYEAPPVNNLGMLTCKNQLIRGRSSPSKNYWMAVSS; this is encoded by the exons ATGTGTGCTCCCATTGGTGGAGAAGCTCGGTGTCGTCACAATCCCGCGGTCCAATGGGAACGCGGCTCCCCGCCTGCCCTTCCCCCATTGGGCGGCGGCGCAGTCGGCCCGCCTCCTGGTTGGGCGGCGCGGGATAAAGAGGAGCGGCGGCGGCGGGAGCGGCGCCAGAGCGGCAGCGAGAGTCCCAGAGACGGCGCGATCCTCCCAGCTCGCCTGCACAGCCATCCCCGCCGCACCGACAGCCCCGCGATCCCCGCCGCACCGACAGCCCGAGCgcagcaccaacaccaacaccgcctgaTGGAGATCGCGGCGGCCGTGGGCTTTGTGAGCCGCCTCCTCCGCAACACCGGCTTAGTGAGCCCGGGGCAGCTGCAGGTATTCAGCCACTCGCTGCAGGACGCGCTGGCAG AGCACTACAGGCATCATTGGTTTCCAGACAAGCCGTGCAAAGGATCAGGTTACCGGTGTATCCGAATAAATCACAAAATggaccccttgattggaaaagctGCAAACAGAATCGGGCTCAGCAGTCAACAACTGTATAGACTTCTGCCAAGTGAGCTGACTCTGTGGGTTGACCCATATGAGGTCTCTTACCGCATAGGCGAAGATGGTTCCAtttgtgttctatatgaggcaccaCCAGTAAACAACCTGGGAATGTTAACCTGTAAAAATCAGCTCATCAGGGGCCGAAGCAGCCCTTCCAAAAACTACTGGATGGCAGTTTCCAGCTGA